The DNA region CTCGGTAATCGAATTTATTATCGTATTTGTGCAAGGTACGCATTTATTCTGCACCGAACGGAGAGGCCAACAAGGGAAGGGAAAAGTATAAAAAGATGACGATTCCGACCTGATGATAAAAATGTGATTCCGATCGGACAGTTATTCGAATATTGATTAATAATCAAAGCGTAAGTTGAATACAAACGGCAATAAAAGCGGAATGGTGAATATCCATGCTTGAATTATCCATAGCGCTTCCGATTAAGGTCCAAAATGGCGGGTTATTTATCTCCCGGGGCGTGGGCCGCCACCCTGCGCGAAAATTAACGTCTTGGGAGATTATTTTTGTCGAAAAAGGGACATTAACGATCCAGGAAGAAAATACGGTATTTGACGTGAAGGCGGGTGAGAGTTTGCTGCTTTGGCCTGGCAGGCGACATGTAGGCGTCGGCGACTTTCCTGCCGATCTTAAATTTTACTGGCTGCATTTTGAGGTTGAGCATCACCCGCCCCGATTACCCAATTTGGCAATAGAACAACATTGCCGAGTGAGGGATGCACAGTATGTGATTTCTCTTTTTCGCCAGTTCCTGAGTGAGCAGGAGAAATTACAGCGAAGCGTGGCGCTTGAAATCATTCTATTACTGATTTTGCAGCAAATTTCCATTTCATCAGGATATGAAGATAATGCTGATGAAGCCGGTGCGGCGATGGCGTGGAAGGCGAAGCAGCTTATTCGCACGCAGTTTCATTTACCCCTTTCGACGTCGCAGCTGGCAAAAGCGTTGCACTGCAATGCCGATTATCTCGGGCGCGTGTTTCGCCGGACGTTCCATTTAACCCTGACGGAGGCGATACATCGCCAGCGCGTCAGGGCAGCGGAAAAGCTGTTGCTGGATGGTTCTGCTTCGCTTACTGAAGTGGCAACCCGCTGCGGTTTTAATGACGTGGGGTATTTTCGGCAGATCTTTTCGAAGCATACCGGGCTAACGCCCGCCGTCTGGAAACGGCGGTACTGTAAAGAGCATATCAATTCCGGCTGATTACTGCCCGTAATAGGCATTCGCTCCATGCTTACGCAGATAATGTTTGTCGAGAAGTTCCTGCTGCATAACCGGAAGCTGTGGCGCGAGCTGGCGCGAGAACAGGCCCATATAGGCGCACTCTTCCAGCACGACGGCATTGTGGACCGCATCGGCAGCGTCTTTACCCCAGGCGAACGGGCCGTGGGAGTGGACCAGCACCGCCGGGATCTGCATTGGGCTTAAGTCGCGCTCCTCGAAGGTTTTGATGATAACTTCACCCGTCTGGTATTCGTATTCCCCGGCAATCTCTGCCGCAGTCATCGGGCGCGTGCAGGGAATGGACCCGTAGAAATAGTCCGCGTGCGTGGTACCCCAGGCGGGTAGGTCGAGCCCCGCCTGCGACCAGATAGTGGCGTGGCGAGAGTGGGTATGCACGATGCCGCCAATCTCCGGATAACGGCGATACAGCGCAAGATGGGTGGGCGTGTCGGAAGAGGGCTTTTTATTACCCTCGACAACCTGACCCGTGGCGATATTCACCACCACCATATCCTCCGCCGCCATCACGTCGTACTCCACGCCGGAGGGCTTAATCACCATCATGCCGCTTTGGCGGTCCACGGCGCTGACGTTGCCCCAGGTAAAGGTCACCAGCTGGTGGGCGGGCAGCGCCAGGTTTGCTGCCAGCACCTCGGCTTTGAGCTGTTCTAACATGTCATGCCTCCTTCCTGCATACGGGCTTCAATCCAGCGGCGCGCCTGGATAATCTCCAGCACCGGCTCTTTTGCTTTTTCAGTCCACATTTCAATCAGAAACGCGCCGCGATAGTTCAGTTGGTTCAGGGTGTTAAAGACGCCGACAAAATCGACGCAGCCTTCGCCAAACGGCACGTCGCGAAACTGTCCGGGGCTTTGCGCGGTAACGGGTTGGGTATCTTTCAGGTGAATCGCCGCAATGCGGTCAATGCCCAGCGTCAGCTCGGCGGTGACGTCGTTACCCCACGCGCTCAGGTTGCCGACGTCCGGGTAAACGCTGAACCACGGCGAGGCGAGCATCTCGTCCCATTTTTTCCATTTGCTGATGGAGTTCATAAACGCGGTATCCATGATCTCCACCGCCAGCATCACCTGTGCGGCGGCGGCCTGCTCCACGGCCCACGCCAGCCCTTCGGCAAAGCGCTGCTGCGTTCCCTCGTCATGCTCTTCGTAATAAACGTCGTACCCGGCAAGCTGGATGGTGCGAATGCCCAGGTCACGCGCCAGCCTGATGGCTTTGGTCATGATCTCCCGGGCGCGTTCGCGCACGGTTTCATCGCGGCTGCCAAACGGGAAGCGACGGTGGGCAGACAGGCACATGGATGGGATAGACACCCCCGTTTCCAGCATCGCTTCAACCAGAGAGGCGCGCTGCGCGGTGCTCCAGTCGAGGCGCGATAATCGTTCATCGGTTTCATCGACAGACATCTCGACAAAATCGAACCCGCAGCTTTTCGCCAGTACCAGCCGTTCCGGCCAGGAGAGATCTTTTGGCAGCGCTTTTTCATAAATCCCTAACGGATGCTGACGCATGGTTACGCTCCCCAGATGTCGCGAATGTTCGAATGGAATGCCTCAGCCACCTGCTGCGGATTGGCGGCACCCGCGAGCGCGCGGCCGGCAATAAAGGCTTTAACGTTGATCTGCTTAAAGAGCGGCAGATCGGCGGGGGTGATGCCGCCGGTAATCGAAAGCTGTAAACCGATGTCGGAGAGCGCTTTCATTTTTGCGAGATCCGCCTCGCCCCACTGCTGGCCGCTCGCCTGCGCGTCGCGCCCGCGGTGATAAATGGCCTGCTTCACGCCAACGCGATGCCATGCGCGAGCATCGTCCAGCGTCCAGCTACCGAAGAGCTCCATCTGGATTTCTCCCCCGCAGCGCAGGGCCATCTCGTGGCCGCGTTCAACGGTCGCCAGCGGTGCGGCGCAGATGATGGTCATCCAGTTCGCACCCGCGCCAAACGCCTGCTCTGCCAGGGTTTCTCCGGCGTCGGCCACCTTCCAGTCCGCAACGATGATTTTATTCGGGCACTGCTCGCGCAGGGCGCGCACGGCGTTTAGCCCTTCGGTCAGGCACAAAATGGTGCCCGCTTCGACGATATCGACGCAATTCGCGAGCGTCGCGACATCGCGCTGCGCGGCCTGAAGAGAGGTATGGTCGAGCGCCAGCTGCAGTAATGGTCGGCTCATAGGTCGTACTCCTTAACTCGGGCGTGGTAGCCCTGAAGTGCTGAAATCAGTAACTGGTAGCGGTGATATTTGCGCTGGTAGGCCGCATGGGCGCGCATGTCGGGTGCAATGACGCGAATGTCGTGTCGGAGGGCGCTTTGCGCCGCATGGAAATCGGTATACACGCCGGTGCCGACGAGGGCGGCCAGCGCCGCGCCGGAACAGCCGGTCTCTTCCACCTGCGGCAGTTCAATCGCCAGCCCGCTGACGTCCGCGAGCATTTGCATCCACACGTCCGAATGGGCGGGGCCACCGGTCACGCGCAGGGCATGAACGTGGGTAAAGCGTTCGAGCATGCGGTTGAGGTGGGTCATGTGGCTGAACACCACGCCCTCATACACCGCCTGCAGCAGGTGCGCGCGGGTGTGTAGCGCCTGCATCCCATAGAAACCGCTGGTCATCTCCAGCCCGGCGTTGCTGCCATAGAGGAACGGCAGGAAGAACAGGTCGCTTCCGGCCTTCGGCTGGCTGGCAACCGTGCGGTTGATCTCATCGAATGACATGTCGCCCCATTGCGCGGTGAGCCATTCAAGGTTGCCGGACGAGGTCGGGCTGGCTTCGTGAACGATATACTGCTGCGGGTACACGTAGCGGCCATAGACGTACGGGAAGGGTTCGTTGTCGCGAAGCGCATCGGCGATCCCGCTGGTGACGGCCCAGGTGCCCATCACGGCGTTCAGCGTGTGTGGGTCTTGCAGCCCGGCACAGACTGCGGTGGAAACCACGTCAAACAGTCCACCCACGACGGGCGTGCCCGCCGCGAGACCGGTAAGGGTGGCTGCCTGAGCGGTGATTTCCCCGCAAATTTCTGCTGAACCGACAATTGGCGGCAGGGCGTCGTCAATTTCGCCGATCCCGAGCCAGCGCGTTAGCTGGGGGTCGTATTTCCCGGTATTCATGTTGTAGAGGTTGGACTCGGAGATGTTGCTCTCCTCGCAGCCTTTCACGCCGGTCAGGCACCAGCGAAGATAGTCGTGCGCCATCATCACGCAGCCAATCTGCTGGTACCGCTGCGGTTCGTTCTCTTTGACCCAGCGCAGAAGCGAGGCCGGGTGCCCGGTCCACAGGGTCTGGCGCGTATGCGGATAGAGCTTTTCGGGAATGCCGTCCTGCTGCCAGCGCTGCACAATTTCCAGCGCCCTGCGGTCAGAGGAGAGTATGGCGTTGCCCAACGGTTGGTTCTGTTTATCAAGTAGAAACAGCCCTTTACCTTGCGCAGAAATGCCCACGCCTTTTATCCGGTTGCCGTTTATGCCTGAACGCTTGAGCAGCGCGGCGAGGGTTGCGTGGCAGTGCTGCCACAGATGATGCATGTCCCGCTCGGCGTAGCCCGCTCGCGGGCTGAGCGTGGCAACGGCGCGACGTTCGATACATACTTCTTTGCCCTGGCTGTTGTACAAACCGGCTTTCAGATAAGTACCGCCACAATCGATACCCAGCCAGAAGGGCTCTTTTTCACTCATCTTCGTCTCACTTATTCGCCGGGTGGCGCTGCGCTTACCCGGCCTACGGTTCGGTTTTCTCCCTCTCCCTGTGGGAGAGGGCTGGGGTGATCAGGCCGCACGCTTGTGCGGATTTACCGTGGGGTTAGGCTCTGCCCCGGCATCGCACTTCGCCGGTAACAGCAGGGCCAGCAGCGACGCCAGCGCCAGAGAAACGGCCAGGCAGTAAACGCCCGCGTCTTTGCTGTACAGGGTGATCAATACCCCAACCGCATACGGGCCGCAGAAGCCACCGAGGTTACCGAGGGCGTTGATCACGCCGCGCGCGCCGCCCGCCATTTCTGCGCTGAACAGACGCGCTGGAATGGTCCAGAACACGCCCGCGGCGGATTGCAGGAAGAACCCACAGCCCACCAGTGCGGCATAGGCCAGCCAGGTGTTTGCTTTTAGCGCCACGGAGAGGAACATGCAGAGCGCAAAACCGATCAACGGCAGGGAGACAAACAGCTTGCGCTTGCCGGTGCGGTCAGAAAGCGTAGAGAACAGGAACATCCCCGCAATGGCGCCGATGTAGGGCAGGATGGCGAGCATCCCCACCTGGCCGATGCTGGTGTGCGTCAGCTCCTTCAGAATGGTGGGCAGCCAGAGGGTGTAGCCGTAAATCCCGGTCTGGTAGAAGAAGTTCAGGGCGATCAGCTGCCACATGGTTTTGTCGGACAGCACGGCGCTGAGCGAGGCATTTTTCACCTCTTTTCCGGCGATGGCCTGCTGTTCAGCCGCCAGCGTTTTCACCAGATAGTTTTTCTCGGCCTCTGAAATCCAGCGGGCTTCCTGCGGACGGTCGTAAACGGTAAATGCCCAGAGCACCAGCACGACGACGGACATCAGACCTTCAATGATGAACAGCCAGCGCCAGTCGAGTGCGGTAATAATCCAGCCCGATAGCGGGGCGGTGATGATCCCGGCGATGGGCACGAACATGATCACAATCGCGTTGGCGCGACCGCGCTCGGCATCCGGGAACCAGTTGCTGATCATGGTGAGCACAACGGGCAGCATCCCGCCTTCCGCCACGCCGAGTAAGAAGCGCAGCACCAGCAGCTGGTACTGATTCGTTACAAGACCCGTGAGCACCGATATCGCCGCCCAGGCGACCAGCGACCAGCCGATAAATTTCTTGCCGCTGCCGTGCACGGCAATCTTGCCGCCGGGAACCTGCAGAAACAGATAGCCGATAAAAAATATCCCGCCCGCGAGGCCTGCCATGGTCGCGGTAATCCCTAATTCTTCATCCATCCCCCCCGGCATCGCAAACGCGATATTCACGCGGTCCATATATGAAATAATGCAGGCAATAAGAATAGGAGGAATGATTCTTAGCCAGCGCTGGCGCGGAATGTCCGCATGTAGAGTTTGAGTAGAAATATTCATCGTTAATCTCTCAGTAAGGTAACCGGAATAAACTTTTATTATTGTTATTGCGTTGCTTTATTCATTTGGCTAATGCCGTCGCGCAAAATGGCGATGCGATGACTGACGTCAGCATTAGCATTTATTTCCAGTAATTTAATACCGGAGAATTTCAACCTTGCGGCGCTCGCCGCAGTAAAGAGTGCTTTTGCTTGTTCGGTTGACAGTAAACTGTCGGCGCAGAACGAGGAAAATGGCGCGTGCAGATCCTGCCATTCACCGTACTCCCCACCGGGAGCCGTGCCCGAAAACATCAGCGCACCCAGTTTTCCGGCCTTAAGCGCGGCCTGAACATGGTCAAGGGGAAGGGTAGTGTTACGGCCTTCGATGGCTGACCGCGCCCAGTTGATGCAGACGCTGATATCCGTCTCTTTAACCACCTCCAGCACCTGCTCTAAGGGCAGGAAGCC from Enterobacter chengduensis includes:
- a CDS encoding helix-turn-helix domain-containing protein; amino-acid sequence: MLELSIALPIKVQNGGLFISRGVGRHPARKLTSWEIIFVEKGTLTIQEENTVFDVKAGESLLLWPGRRHVGVGDFPADLKFYWLHFEVEHHPPRLPNLAIEQHCRVRDAQYVISLFRQFLSEQEKLQRSVALEIILLLILQQISISSGYEDNADEAGAAMAWKAKQLIRTQFHLPLSTSQLAKALHCNADYLGRVFRRTFHLTLTEAIHRQRVRAAEKLLLDGSASLTEVATRCGFNDVGYFRQIFSKHTGLTPAVWKRRYCKEHINSG
- the araD gene encoding L-ribulose-5-phosphate 4-epimerase gives rise to the protein MLEQLKAEVLAANLALPAHQLVTFTWGNVSAVDRQSGMMVIKPSGVEYDVMAAEDMVVVNIATGQVVEGNKKPSSDTPTHLALYRRYPEIGGIVHTHSRHATIWSQAGLDLPAWGTTHADYFYGSIPCTRPMTAAEIAGEYEYQTGEVIIKTFEERDLSPMQIPAVLVHSHGPFAWGKDAADAVHNAVVLEECAYMGLFSRQLAPQLPVMQQELLDKHYLRKHGANAYYGQ
- a CDS encoding L-ribulose-5-phosphate 3-epimerase, encoding MRQHPLGIYEKALPKDLSWPERLVLAKSCGFDFVEMSVDETDERLSRLDWSTAQRASLVEAMLETGVSIPSMCLSAHRRFPFGSRDETVRERAREIMTKAIRLARDLGIRTIQLAGYDVYYEEHDEGTQQRFAEGLAWAVEQAAAAQVMLAVEIMDTAFMNSISKWKKWDEMLASPWFSVYPDVGNLSAWGNDVTAELTLGIDRIAAIHLKDTQPVTAQSPGQFRDVPFGEGCVDFVGVFNTLNQLNYRGAFLIEMWTEKAKEPVLEIIQARRWIEARMQEGGMTC
- the ulaD gene encoding 3-keto-L-gulonate-6-phosphate decarboxylase UlaD; protein product: MSRPLLQLALDHTSLQAAQRDVATLANCVDIVEAGTILCLTEGLNAVRALREQCPNKIIVADWKVADAGETLAEQAFGAGANWMTIICAAPLATVERGHEMALRCGGEIQMELFGSWTLDDARAWHRVGVKQAIYHRGRDAQASGQQWGEADLAKMKALSDIGLQLSITGGITPADLPLFKQINVKAFIAGRALAGAANPQQVAEAFHSNIRDIWGA
- a CDS encoding FGGY-family carbohydrate kinase, whose amino-acid sequence is MSEKEPFWLGIDCGGTYLKAGLYNSQGKEVCIERRAVATLSPRAGYAERDMHHLWQHCHATLAALLKRSGINGNRIKGVGISAQGKGLFLLDKQNQPLGNAILSSDRRALEIVQRWQQDGIPEKLYPHTRQTLWTGHPASLLRWVKENEPQRYQQIGCVMMAHDYLRWCLTGVKGCEESNISESNLYNMNTGKYDPQLTRWLGIGEIDDALPPIVGSAEICGEITAQAATLTGLAAGTPVVGGLFDVVSTAVCAGLQDPHTLNAVMGTWAVTSGIADALRDNEPFPYVYGRYVYPQQYIVHEASPTSSGNLEWLTAQWGDMSFDEINRTVASQPKAGSDLFFLPFLYGSNAGLEMTSGFYGMQALHTRAHLLQAVYEGVVFSHMTHLNRMLERFTHVHALRVTGGPAHSDVWMQMLADVSGLAIELPQVEETGCSGAALAALVGTGVYTDFHAAQSALRHDIRVIAPDMRAHAAYQRKYHRYQLLISALQGYHARVKEYDL
- a CDS encoding MFS transporter, translated to MNISTQTLHADIPRQRWLRIIPPILIACIISYMDRVNIAFAMPGGMDEELGITATMAGLAGGIFFIGYLFLQVPGGKIAVHGSGKKFIGWSLVAWAAISVLTGLVTNQYQLLVLRFLLGVAEGGMLPVVLTMISNWFPDAERGRANAIVIMFVPIAGIITAPLSGWIITALDWRWLFIIEGLMSVVVLVLWAFTVYDRPQEARWISEAEKNYLVKTLAAEQQAIAGKEVKNASLSAVLSDKTMWQLIALNFFYQTGIYGYTLWLPTILKELTHTSIGQVGMLAILPYIGAIAGMFLFSTLSDRTGKRKLFVSLPLIGFALCMFLSVALKANTWLAYAALVGCGFFLQSAAGVFWTIPARLFSAEMAGGARGVINALGNLGGFCGPYAVGVLITLYSKDAGVYCLAVSLALASLLALLLPAKCDAGAEPNPTVNPHKRAA